A genomic region of Longimicrobiaceae bacterium contains the following coding sequences:
- the hemB gene encoding porphobilinogen synthase, whose amino-acid sequence MAYPENRPRRLRRTGELRAFVRETAVSPADLILPLFVTPGEGVRNPVGSMPGVDQTSVDQLLRDAEEAMRLGIPAVLLFGIPEHKDETGSSGYDEQGVVQRAVRALKREIPEMLVVTDVCLCEYTSHGHCGVLQGEEVDNDATLPLLARMALSHAEAGADVVAPSDMMDGRVGAIRQALDGAGFAETPILAYSAKFASAFYGPFREAAESTPQFGDRRAYQMDPANAREALREVRADIEEGADMVMVKPALAYLDVIHRVRTETEYPVVAYHVSGEYAMVLAAAERGWIDGDRAMREVLTSIRRAGADRIITYYARQFARGAA is encoded by the coding sequence ATGGCATATCCCGAGAACCGCCCCCGCCGCCTCCGGCGGACCGGGGAGCTGCGCGCCTTCGTCCGCGAGACCGCCGTCTCGCCGGCGGACCTGATCCTTCCCCTCTTCGTCACGCCGGGCGAGGGGGTCCGGAACCCGGTCGGTTCGATGCCCGGTGTGGACCAGACCTCCGTGGACCAGCTGCTCCGCGACGCGGAGGAGGCGATGCGGCTGGGGATCCCCGCCGTGCTCCTCTTCGGAATCCCCGAGCACAAGGACGAGACCGGCTCCTCCGGCTACGACGAGCAGGGCGTGGTGCAGCGGGCGGTCCGCGCGCTCAAGCGCGAGATCCCCGAGATGCTGGTGGTCACCGACGTCTGTCTCTGCGAGTACACTTCGCACGGGCACTGCGGGGTGCTCCAGGGGGAGGAGGTGGACAACGACGCCACGCTCCCCCTCCTGGCGCGCATGGCTCTGTCCCACGCCGAGGCCGGCGCCGACGTGGTCGCCCCGTCCGACATGATGGACGGGAGGGTGGGCGCGATCCGTCAAGCTCTTGATGGAGCAGGATTTGCAGAGACGCCGATCCTCGCCTATTCCGCGAAGTTCGCTTCCGCGTTCTACGGCCCCTTCCGGGAGGCCGCGGAGAGCACGCCGCAGTTCGGCGACCGCCGCGCCTACCAGATGGACCCGGCCAACGCCCGGGAGGCTCTGCGCGAGGTCCGGGCGGACATCGAGGAGGGCGCCGACATGGTGATGGTCAAGCCGGCGCTCGCCTACCTGGACGTGATCCACCGGGTGCGGACGGAGACGGAGTACCCGGTCGTCGCCTACCACGTGTCGGGGGAGTACGCAATGGTCCTCGCCGCGGCCGAGCGGGGGTGGATCGACGGCGACCGGGCGATGCGGGAGGTGCTGACCTCCATCCGCCGGGCCGGCGCCGA
- a CDS encoding capsule assembly Wzi family protein — translation MRAVPWMWTLAGALASAFLLCLPAPGAAQESAEADRATVPAASPPLPGDHWAVQAAARAEALGLAPGYLPAQRSVPRAAVGEALRRAALAAPPRGQELARLTQGWLDRFLEEFPEASDSASASGLLGSHAGAGYERRTGVVAPGAGLFDGRTGVSPLADRGTAVGHAVLAGRLGGSLAGAAEPRLDDDGVRLPRWDVVAGWGPVALSVGEQPVGYGSGAGGGIVLSGAATLPRLEVQTARPVVFPGLLRALGTASFHSFVTRLDEPRHPGDPYLWGARFALQPHPRLTVGVNRASIFGGDSIATPTTAGNVGRMLLGMLSADFENQVVAADFRYRLPTEAVLPLTLYLEWGADDAAGAWWDVPARVLGAYVAAVPGLERVAAGAEYASFATLCCGNPGWYMHSAQPGGWAAADVPLGHPLGGEGRELLVYSHADLMDARLRLDVRAFRRERGREGFDMFVRAGNLFAPERAGTSTGLALAGLWRATRRTEIRAAALREAGSGWRTHLLDLNASVLF, via the coding sequence GTGAGGGCGGTTCCGTGGATGTGGACCCTGGCGGGCGCCCTGGCGTCCGCCTTCCTGCTCTGCCTCCCCGCGCCCGGGGCCGCGCAGGAGTCCGCCGAGGCGGACCGGGCGACGGTTCCCGCGGCGTCTCCTCCGCTCCCGGGGGACCACTGGGCGGTCCAGGCGGCTGCACGCGCTGAAGCCCTGGGCCTCGCGCCGGGCTACCTCCCCGCCCAGCGCTCGGTACCGCGGGCGGCGGTGGGAGAAGCGCTGCGCCGGGCGGCGCTCGCCGCGCCGCCTCGCGGACAGGAGCTGGCGCGCCTCACCCAGGGGTGGCTGGACCGCTTTCTGGAGGAGTTCCCGGAGGCCTCCGATTCGGCATCGGCCTCCGGGCTGCTCGGGAGCCACGCGGGAGCGGGGTACGAGCGGCGGACGGGCGTCGTCGCGCCGGGCGCGGGGTTGTTCGACGGGCGCACCGGCGTGTCTCCCCTGGCGGACCGCGGCACAGCCGTCGGTCACGCGGTCCTCGCCGGGCGGCTCGGGGGCTCCCTGGCTGGGGCCGCGGAGCCCCGCCTCGACGACGACGGAGTGCGCCTCCCCCGCTGGGACGTGGTGGCGGGGTGGGGTCCGGTCGCGCTCTCCGTCGGAGAGCAGCCGGTGGGGTACGGGTCGGGCGCGGGCGGGGGGATCGTCCTCTCCGGGGCCGCGACCTTGCCGCGCCTGGAGGTCCAGACCGCGCGGCCCGTCGTCTTCCCCGGCCTCCTCCGCGCGCTGGGAACGGCCTCGTTCCACAGCTTCGTCACCCGGCTGGATGAGCCGCGGCACCCGGGGGACCCCTACCTCTGGGGGGCACGCTTCGCCCTTCAGCCGCATCCGCGCCTCACCGTGGGAGTGAACCGCGCCTCCATCTTCGGCGGCGACAGCATCGCAACCCCGACTACGGCGGGCAACGTGGGGCGCATGCTGCTCGGGATGCTCTCCGCCGACTTCGAGAACCAGGTGGTCGCGGCGGACTTCCGCTACCGGCTGCCGACCGAGGCCGTCCTCCCGCTGACGCTCTACCTGGAATGGGGGGCGGACGACGCCGCCGGGGCCTGGTGGGACGTCCCCGCCCGGGTGCTGGGCGCCTACGTCGCGGCCGTGCCGGGGCTGGAGCGCGTGGCGGCGGGCGCGGAGTACGCTTCCTTCGCCACGCTCTGCTGCGGGAACCCCGGGTGGTACATGCACTCGGCGCAGCCCGGCGGGTGGGCCGCGGCCGACGTGCCGCTGGGGCACCCCCTCGGCGGTGAGGGGCGCGAGCTGCTGGTGTACTCGCACGCCGACCTGATGGACGCCCGCCTCCGCCTGGACGTCCGCGCCTTTCGCCGGGAGCGTGGGCGGGAGGGGTTCGACATGTTCGTGCGCGCCGGGAACCTGTTCGCCCCGGAGCGGGCCGGGACGAGCACCGGCCTCGCGCTCGCGGGGCTGTGGCGCGCCACCCGCCGCACCGAGATCCGCGCTGCCGCGCTCCGCGAGGCGGGGAGCGGGTGGCGGACGCACCTGCTGGACCTGAACGCATCCGTGCTCTTCTGA
- the cobA gene encoding uroporphyrinogen-III C-methyltransferase: MTESVAAAPGTVYLVGAGPGDPGLLTVRAAELLARADVVVYDALVSPEVLDRCPADTERVYVGKRGGEHSRTQEEINALLVELGGRHEAVVRLKGGDPFVFGRGGEEALALVDAGIPFEVVPGVTAGVAAPAYAGIPVTHRGITSSVAFATGHEDPVKADSDLDWEQLGRGVGTVVFYMGVGKMAANFGRLVAAGRSPDTPAAAVEWGTYPRQRVVAGTLRDLPGRVAEAGMGAPAIVVVGDVVGLRERLAWFEARPLFGKRIVVTRARAQASGFAAALQALGAEVVQFPTIRIVDAPDPEPLLRAAAEADRFDWIVFTSVNGVARFWSALRETGRDTRALAGVSLCAIGPATAAAIEMEGARPDLVPERFVAESVVEALEDETELRGSRILLARAETARSVLPDSLRERGAEVVEVVAYRTVPDGAEADHLRARLRAGDIDLVTFTASSTVRNYVDVLGPEVGRAEVASIGPITSATARELGLPVQVEAAEYTIPGLVRAIRERFRGAAR, translated from the coding sequence ATGACGGAGAGCGTCGCGGCTGCGCCGGGAACGGTGTACCTGGTGGGAGCGGGCCCCGGCGATCCGGGGCTCCTCACGGTCCGCGCCGCGGAGCTGCTCGCGCGCGCGGACGTGGTCGTGTACGACGCCCTGGTCAGCCCCGAGGTGCTCGACCGGTGTCCGGCGGACACCGAGCGCGTCTACGTCGGCAAGCGCGGCGGCGAGCACTCGCGGACACAGGAGGAGATCAACGCACTCCTGGTGGAGCTCGGAGGGCGGCACGAGGCGGTGGTGCGGCTCAAGGGCGGCGACCCCTTCGTCTTCGGGCGGGGCGGGGAAGAGGCGCTGGCGCTCGTGGACGCGGGAATCCCCTTCGAGGTGGTCCCCGGCGTCACGGCCGGCGTCGCCGCCCCGGCGTACGCCGGGATCCCGGTGACACACCGCGGGATCACGTCCAGCGTCGCGTTCGCGACGGGGCACGAGGATCCGGTCAAGGCGGATAGCGACCTGGACTGGGAGCAGCTGGGGCGCGGGGTGGGGACGGTGGTCTTCTACATGGGCGTAGGGAAGATGGCGGCGAACTTCGGCCGTCTGGTGGCCGCGGGCCGGTCGCCGGACACGCCCGCGGCCGCGGTGGAGTGGGGGACGTACCCGCGCCAGCGGGTGGTGGCGGGGACGCTCCGCGACCTCCCCGGCCGGGTCGCGGAGGCGGGAATGGGCGCGCCCGCCATCGTCGTGGTCGGCGACGTGGTGGGACTGCGGGAGCGCCTCGCCTGGTTCGAGGCCCGACCGCTCTTCGGGAAGCGGATCGTGGTGACGCGCGCCCGCGCCCAGGCGAGCGGCTTCGCCGCCGCGCTGCAGGCGCTCGGGGCGGAGGTGGTGCAGTTCCCCACCATCCGCATCGTCGACGCGCCGGATCCCGAGCCGCTCCTCCGCGCCGCCGCCGAGGCGGACCGCTTCGACTGGATCGTCTTCACCAGCGTGAACGGCGTCGCACGCTTCTGGTCCGCCCTCCGGGAAACCGGACGGGACACGCGCGCCCTGGCGGGCGTGTCGCTCTGCGCGATCGGCCCCGCGACCGCGGCGGCCATCGAGATGGAGGGCGCCCGCCCCGACCTGGTGCCGGAGCGCTTCGTGGCCGAGTCGGTCGTGGAGGCGCTGGAAGACGAGACCGAGCTGCGCGGGAGCCGCATCCTCCTCGCACGGGCGGAAACGGCGCGCTCCGTCCTCCCCGACTCGCTCCGTGAGCGGGGGGCGGAGGTGGTGGAGGTCGTGGCGTACCGGACGGTTCCGGACGGCGCCGAGGCGGACCACCTCCGGGCGCGCCTCCGCGCGGGCGACATCGACCTGGTGACCTTCACTGCCAGCTCGACGGTGCGCAACTACGTGGACGTGCTGGGTCCCGAGGTAGGGCGCGCGGAGGTGGCCTCCATCGGACCCATCACCTCCGCAACGGCGCGCGAGCTGGGGCTCCCTGTCCAGGTGGAGGCGGCGGAGTACACCATCCCGGGGCTGGTCCGCGCCATCCGCGAGCGCTTCCGGGGAGCAGCCCGGTGA
- a CDS encoding GDP-mannose 4,6-dehydratase, whose product MRTLVTGAGGFVGQHLLRELLAAGYSVFGGTQDGAPVAGGTLSRAEVEGVRWVALDVTSTESLAAAVADAEPDHVYHLAGQSSVARSFSQPMETWDVNATGTLRLTSALADAGLRDTRVLLASSAEVYGRVPEAEQPIREDRPLNPASPYAASKAAAEMVARQASASAGPAVVIARSFVHTGPGQDGRFAIPSFAHQLAGVRAGRNEPTLRVGNLSVRRDVLDVRDVVRAYRCLVERGAPGEVYNVCSGEAHELRGLVEEMIELSGTGARIETDPERFRPVDLPLLVGDGGRLRALGWKPEIPLRETLSDLLADAERT is encoded by the coding sequence GTGCGGACCCTCGTCACGGGCGCCGGCGGGTTCGTCGGACAGCATCTGCTCCGGGAGCTGCTGGCCGCCGGATATTCCGTCTTCGGGGGGACGCAGGACGGCGCTCCCGTCGCCGGGGGAACGCTGTCCCGGGCCGAGGTGGAGGGTGTGCGCTGGGTGGCGCTCGACGTGACATCCACGGAGTCGCTGGCCGCCGCCGTGGCGGACGCGGAGCCGGACCACGTCTATCACCTGGCGGGACAGAGCTCGGTCGCGCGGTCGTTCTCACAACCCATGGAGACGTGGGACGTGAACGCGACCGGGACGCTCCGCCTCACCTCCGCCCTGGCCGACGCGGGGCTCCGGGATACGCGGGTCCTCCTCGCCAGCTCGGCGGAGGTGTACGGGCGCGTTCCGGAGGCGGAGCAGCCGATCCGCGAGGATCGGCCGCTCAACCCGGCCAGCCCGTACGCCGCCTCCAAGGCCGCGGCGGAGATGGTGGCCCGGCAGGCGAGTGCCAGCGCCGGCCCCGCGGTGGTGATCGCGAGGAGCTTCGTGCACACCGGCCCGGGCCAGGACGGCCGCTTCGCGATCCCCAGCTTCGCCCACCAGCTCGCGGGGGTCCGGGCCGGCCGCAACGAGCCCACGCTCCGCGTGGGGAACCTGTCCGTGCGCCGGGACGTTCTCGACGTGAGAGACGTGGTGCGTGCCTACCGGTGCCTGGTGGAGCGCGGCGCGCCGGGGGAGGTGTACAACGTCTGCTCGGGTGAAGCGCATGAGCTGCGCGGGTTGGTGGAGGAGATGATCGAGCTGTCGGGGACGGGGGCGCGGATCGAGACCGACCCGGAGCGGTTTCGTCCCGTGGACCTGCCGCTGCTGGTGGGCGACGGGGGCCGGCTCCGCGCGCTCGGGTGGAAGCCGGAGATCCCGCTGCGGGAGACCCTGTCGGACCTTCTGGCGGACGCGGAGCGGACATGA